In the Nitrosarchaeum sp. genome, one interval contains:
- a CDS encoding 30S ribosomal protein S3 — protein MSAVKNVIKDNYNMMLLKDYLRVAIKDAGFSHAEISKTPMGTRVALHVTRPGIVIGRKGSGIRELTDKLATDFKLKNPQISVVEIAKPELSPSVMCNRMASHLERGTAFRRATMWTLKQIMDNGAMGVQITISGKLRGDRSAFEKHSAGILPRAGHHAEVIVDEDIAHVKTAMGLIGIRIRIAINEKFIPEFELKTQKPKKAKQIKDKDTGKMRDETEVERKARTESEQIAIEEEKMKELETLEEEEAKLL, from the coding sequence ATGTCAGCCGTAAAAAATGTAATTAAAGACAACTACAATATGATGCTTCTCAAAGATTATTTGAGAGTAGCAATTAAAGATGCAGGCTTTTCACATGCAGAAATTTCAAAAACGCCAATGGGAACAAGAGTTGCATTACATGTAACACGACCTGGAATAGTTATTGGAAGAAAAGGTTCTGGGATTAGAGAGCTAACAGATAAACTTGCAACAGATTTTAAATTAAAAAATCCACAGATATCAGTAGTTGAAATAGCAAAACCGGAACTATCACCAAGTGTAATGTGCAATAGAATGGCGTCACATTTGGAACGAGGCACCGCATTTAGAAGAGCTACAATGTGGACATTAAAACAAATTATGGATAATGGCGCTATGGGAGTTCAAATTACAATCTCAGGAAAACTACGAGGAGATCGTTCAGCATTTGAAAAACACAGTGCCGGGATTTTACCCAGAGCAGGACACCATGCAGAAGTAATTGTTGATGAGGATATTGCACATGTTAAAACTGCGATGGGATTAATCGGAATTAGAATAAGAATTGCAATTAATGAAAAATTCATTCCAGAATTTGAATTAAAAACACAAAAACCAAAGAAAGCAAAACAGATCAAAGATAAAGACACAGGAAAGATGAGAGATGAGACAGAAGTAGAACGCAAAGCAAGAACAGAATCTGAACAAATTGCGATTGAAGAAGAAAAGATGAAAGAGCTTGAAACATTAGAAGAGGAGGAGGCAAAACTACTATGA
- a CDS encoding ribonuclease P protein component 1 produces the protein MITEQNITSHELIGLHTEITESSNSQIIGLNGTITDETKSMIIMSTKNGTKMIAKSNNSWKFTLDGKDIIVNGMQIAKRSFDRIGGRA, from the coding sequence ATGATTACAGAACAAAACATAACATCACATGAATTAATTGGATTACACACGGAGATCACTGAATCATCTAATTCACAAATTATAGGATTAAATGGAACGATTACAGATGAAACAAAATCAATGATAATAATGAGTACTAAAAATGGAACTAAAATGATTGCAAAATCCAACAATAGTTGGAAATTTACCTTAGACGGTAAAGATATCATTGTAAACGGCATGCAAATTGCAAAAAGATCATTCGATAGAATAGGAGGAAGGGCTTGA
- the rpmC gene encoding 50S ribosomal protein L29 encodes MTRLSMKTIRELNEKDLKSKIQETRSELAKLRVDGSKGTLRKESGKLKPLRHNIARMMTRVNELKKK; translated from the coding sequence ATGACAAGGTTATCGATGAAGACAATAAGAGAATTAAATGAAAAAGATCTTAAAAGTAAAATTCAGGAAACAAGAAGCGAGCTTGCAAAGTTGAGGGTAGATGGTTCTAAAGGCACATTAAGAAAAGAAAGTGGAAAATTAAAACCATTAAGGCACAACATTGCAAGAATGATGACTAGAGTAAATGAGTTGAAAAAGAAATGA
- a CDS encoding 50S ribosomal protein L22: protein MGRFKYAFQNFDATKHVRSSLREKDISHKHAREVAVAIKGLSIERARDYLQAVVNKERAIAFRRFNNQVGHRSDPGMMSGRYPQKTVKEFIKVLDNLESNAEYKGMDLDRLKIVNATVHKGVIVKRFIPRAMGRATPKNNVLTHVELVAQEI from the coding sequence ATGGGCAGATTCAAATACGCATTCCAAAATTTTGACGCAACTAAACATGTTCGTTCTTCACTAAGAGAAAAAGACATTTCACACAAACATGCACGTGAAGTAGCAGTTGCAATTAAAGGACTGTCAATTGAAAGAGCCAGAGATTATCTTCAAGCAGTAGTCAATAAAGAAAGGGCAATCGCATTTAGAAGATTCAACAATCAAGTTGGCCACAGATCAGATCCTGGAATGATGTCTGGTCGTTATCCACAAAAAACAGTAAAAGAATTCATCAAGGTATTAGATAATTTAGAATCAAATGCAGAATACAAGGGAATGGATTTAGATAGATTAAAAATTGTAAACGCAACAGTTCACAAAGGTGTAATTGTAAAACGATTTATTCCAAGAGCAATGGGAAGAGCCACTCCAAAAAACAATGTGTTAACACATGTAGAATTAGTGGCACAGGAGATATAA